A genomic region of Zea mays cultivar B73 chromosome 6, Zm-B73-REFERENCE-NAM-5.0, whole genome shotgun sequence contains the following coding sequences:
- the LOC103629136 gene encoding heat shock protein 90-6, mitochondrial isoform X6, with the protein MSNVVALKLMDGALIGRRYESSAAAVDSTDQLAEKHEYQAEVNRLMDLIVHSLYSNKEVFLRELVSNASDALDKLRYLSVTDPELLKDGPQLDIRIQSDKDNGVITITDSGIGMTKQELIDSLGTIASSGTAKFLKALKESQEAGMDNNLIGQFGVGFYSTFLVSEKVVVSTKSPKSDKQYVWEGQADSGSYTIREEKDPEKLIPRGTRLTLYLKHDDKGFAHPERIQKLLKNYSQFVSFPIYTWQEKGFTKEVEVDEDPAEAKKGDDDIKTEPKKKTKTVVEKYWDWELSNETQPIWLRNPKEVSTEEYNEFYKKTFNEYLNPLASSHFTTEGEVEFRSILYVPATRKDDITDNRKTKNIRLYVKRVFISDDFDGELFPRYLSFVKGVVDSNDLPLNVSREILQESRIVRIMRKRLVRKAFDMVLGISCSENRDDYERFWENYGKILKLGAMEDKENHKRIAPLLRFFSSQSNDELISLDEYVENMKPEQKDIYFIAADSLSSAKNTPFLERLTEKEYEVLLFVDPMDEMAIQNLSSYKDKKFVDISREDLDLGDSNEEREEIKQQFSQTCDWIKNRLGDKVARVDISNRLRSSPCVLVAAKFGWSANMERLMRAQTMGDTTTLDFMRSRKVFEINPEHEIIKALNAACRNNPDDPEALKALDVLFETAMISSGLSPDNPAELSGKIYEMITTAIAGKWSSQSQAQPDNTTLQHAAPGRSDEPLEGEVVEPEPVEADQHK; encoded by the exons ATGAGCAATGTTGTGGCCCTCAAGCTGATGGATGGTGCCCTTATTGGTAGACGCTATGAATCGAGTGCAGCAGCAGTTGATTCTACGGACCAGCTAGCTGAGAAGCACGAGTACCAGGCTGAG GTCAACAGGCTCATGGATTTGATTGTGCACAGCTTGTATAGTAACAAGGAAGTTTTCCTTCGAGAACTGGTCAG CAATGCTAGTGATGCACTTGATAAGTTGCGTTATCTGAGTGTCACGGACCCTGAGCTTCTGAAGGATGGTCCCCAACTTGACATTCGCATTCAATCAGACAAGGATAATGGAGTAATAACAATTAC TGATTCTGGGATTGGTATGACGAAACAAGAGCTTATTGATTCTCTTGGGACTATTGCAAGCAGTGGAACTGCCAAGTTCCTTAAAGCATTGAAG GAGAGTCAAGAAGCGGGCATGGACAACAACTTGATTGGCCAATTTGGTGTTGGTTTCTATTCCACATTTCTTGTTTCAGAGAAG GTTGTTGTGTCAACAAAGAGCCCAAAATCTGACAAACAATATGTTTGGGAAGGACAAGCAGATTCTGGTTCTTATACCATTAGAGAGGAAAAAGACCCAGAGAAGCTAATTCCTAGGGGAACTCGCCTTACTCTCTATCTTAAG CATGATGATAAGGGCTTTGCTCACCCTGAGAGGATTCAAAAACTTTTAAAGAATTATTCTCAGTTTGTTTCCTTTCCCATTTACACATGGCAAGAGAAAGGCTTCACAAAAGAG GTCGAGGTTGATGAGGATCCAGCGGAAGCCAAAAAAGGGGATGATGATATCAAAACTGAG CCTAAGAAAAAGACCAAAACCGTTGTTGAGAAGTATTGGGATTGGGAGCTTTCAAATGAGACACAACCTATTTGG CTTCGAAACCCTAAAGAGGTTTCAACTGAGGAGTACAATGAATTTTACAAGAAAACCTTCAATGAGTACTTGAATCCTTTGGCCTCCTCACACTTCACTACAGAG GGTGAGGTAGAATTTAGGTCAATTCTTTATGTTCCTGCTACAAGGAAGGATGATATAACTGATAATAGGAAGACCAAGAATATCAGACTGTATGTTAAACGTGTATTCATATCGGATGACTTTGATGGAGAATTG TTCCCAAGATATTTGAGCTTTGTGAAGGGTGTTGTTGACTCAAATGACCTTCCGTTGAATGTTTCTCGTGAGATTCTTCAAGAAAGTCGAATT GTTCGTATAATGAGAAAGAGGCTAGTGCGGAAAGCCTTCGATATGGTACTTGGCATTTCTTGCAGTGAAAACAGAGAT GATTACGAAAGGTTCTGGGAGAACTATGGAAAAATTTTAAAGCTGGGTGCCATGGAAGACAAAGAAAATCACAAGAGAATTGCTCCTTTGTTGCGCTTCTTCTCTTCTCAAAGCAACGATGAATTAATCAGCTTGGACGAATATGTGGAAAACATGAAACCTGAGCAGAAGGATATTTACTTCATTGCTGCAGACAGCCTGAGCAGTGCCAAAAATACCCCTTTCTTAGAGAGACTAACAGAAAAAGAGTATGAG GTTCTACTTTTCGTTGACCCTATGGATGAAATGGCTATCCAGAATCTGAGCTCCTACAAGGATAAGAAATTTGTGGACATTAGCAGGGAAGATTTGGACTTAG GTGATAGCAATGAGGAAAGAGAGGAGATAAAGCAGCAGTTCAGCCAAACCTGTGATTGGATAAAGAATCGCTTGGGTGACAAGGTTGCACGTGTTGACATATCTAATCGTCTGAGGTCATCGCCATGTGTTCTTGTTGCAGCGAAGTTTGGTTGGTCAGCCAATATGGAAAG GCTAATGAGAGCACAGACTATGGGTGATACAACCACTTTGGATTTCATGCGGTCAAGGAAGGTTTTTGAAATAAATCCAGAACATGAGATAATCAAGGCCTTGAAT gcggcatgcaggaATAACCCCGATGATCCTGAAGCCCTAAAGGCTCTGGATGTTCTCTTTGAAACTGctatgatttcaagtggcttgtcg
- the LOC103629136 gene encoding heat shock protein 90-6, mitochondrial isoform X5, with product MSNVVALKLMDGALIGRRYESSAAAVDSTDQLAEKHEYQAEVNRLMDLIVHSLYSNKEVFLRELVSNASDALDKLRYLSVTDPELLKDGPQLDIRIQSDKDNGVITITDSGIGMTKQELIDSLGTIASSGTAKFLKALKESQEAGMDNNLIGQFGVGFYSTFLVSEKVVVSTKSPKSDKQYVWEGQADSGSYTIREEKDPEKLIPRGTRLTLYLKHDDKGFAHPERIQKLLKNYSQFVSFPIYTWQEKGFTKEVEVDEDPAEAKKGDDDIKTEPKKKTKTVVEKYWDWELSNETQPIWLRNPKEVSTEEYNEFYKKTFNEYLNPLASSHFTTEGEVEFRSILYVPATRKDDITDNRKTKNIRLYVKRVFISDDFDGELFPRYLSFVKGVVDSNDLPLNVSREILQESRIVRIMRKRLVRKAFDMVLGISCSENRDDYERFWENYGKILKLGAMEDKENHKRIAPLLRFFSSQSNDELISLDEYVENMKPEQKDIYFIAADSLSSAKNTPFLERLTEKEYEVLLFVDPMDEMAIQNLSSYKDKKFVDISREDLDLGDSNEEREEIKQQFSQTCDWIKNRLGDKVARVDISNRLRSSPCVLVAAKFGWSANMERLMRAQTMGDTTTLDFMRSRKVFEINPEHEIIKALNAACRNNPDDPEALKALDVLFETAMISSGLSVAAAFLNLSACHLRRCCTVGALCCPPDVASAPAPCVRLTVHDISPGLESQLVLELESGEACPEILKILPGRRRHWFTVPLYQNLPNAASQATRQDTGRCGHHCAVECSR from the exons ATGAGCAATGTTGTGGCCCTCAAGCTGATGGATGGTGCCCTTATTGGTAGACGCTATGAATCGAGTGCAGCAGCAGTTGATTCTACGGACCAGCTAGCTGAGAAGCACGAGTACCAGGCTGAG GTCAACAGGCTCATGGATTTGATTGTGCACAGCTTGTATAGTAACAAGGAAGTTTTCCTTCGAGAACTGGTCAG CAATGCTAGTGATGCACTTGATAAGTTGCGTTATCTGAGTGTCACGGACCCTGAGCTTCTGAAGGATGGTCCCCAACTTGACATTCGCATTCAATCAGACAAGGATAATGGAGTAATAACAATTAC TGATTCTGGGATTGGTATGACGAAACAAGAGCTTATTGATTCTCTTGGGACTATTGCAAGCAGTGGAACTGCCAAGTTCCTTAAAGCATTGAAG GAGAGTCAAGAAGCGGGCATGGACAACAACTTGATTGGCCAATTTGGTGTTGGTTTCTATTCCACATTTCTTGTTTCAGAGAAG GTTGTTGTGTCAACAAAGAGCCCAAAATCTGACAAACAATATGTTTGGGAAGGACAAGCAGATTCTGGTTCTTATACCATTAGAGAGGAAAAAGACCCAGAGAAGCTAATTCCTAGGGGAACTCGCCTTACTCTCTATCTTAAG CATGATGATAAGGGCTTTGCTCACCCTGAGAGGATTCAAAAACTTTTAAAGAATTATTCTCAGTTTGTTTCCTTTCCCATTTACACATGGCAAGAGAAAGGCTTCACAAAAGAG GTCGAGGTTGATGAGGATCCAGCGGAAGCCAAAAAAGGGGATGATGATATCAAAACTGAG CCTAAGAAAAAGACCAAAACCGTTGTTGAGAAGTATTGGGATTGGGAGCTTTCAAATGAGACACAACCTATTTGG CTTCGAAACCCTAAAGAGGTTTCAACTGAGGAGTACAATGAATTTTACAAGAAAACCTTCAATGAGTACTTGAATCCTTTGGCCTCCTCACACTTCACTACAGAG GGTGAGGTAGAATTTAGGTCAATTCTTTATGTTCCTGCTACAAGGAAGGATGATATAACTGATAATAGGAAGACCAAGAATATCAGACTGTATGTTAAACGTGTATTCATATCGGATGACTTTGATGGAGAATTG TTCCCAAGATATTTGAGCTTTGTGAAGGGTGTTGTTGACTCAAATGACCTTCCGTTGAATGTTTCTCGTGAGATTCTTCAAGAAAGTCGAATT GTTCGTATAATGAGAAAGAGGCTAGTGCGGAAAGCCTTCGATATGGTACTTGGCATTTCTTGCAGTGAAAACAGAGAT GATTACGAAAGGTTCTGGGAGAACTATGGAAAAATTTTAAAGCTGGGTGCCATGGAAGACAAAGAAAATCACAAGAGAATTGCTCCTTTGTTGCGCTTCTTCTCTTCTCAAAGCAACGATGAATTAATCAGCTTGGACGAATATGTGGAAAACATGAAACCTGAGCAGAAGGATATTTACTTCATTGCTGCAGACAGCCTGAGCAGTGCCAAAAATACCCCTTTCTTAGAGAGACTAACAGAAAAAGAGTATGAG GTTCTACTTTTCGTTGACCCTATGGATGAAATGGCTATCCAGAATCTGAGCTCCTACAAGGATAAGAAATTTGTGGACATTAGCAGGGAAGATTTGGACTTAG GTGATAGCAATGAGGAAAGAGAGGAGATAAAGCAGCAGTTCAGCCAAACCTGTGATTGGATAAAGAATCGCTTGGGTGACAAGGTTGCACGTGTTGACATATCTAATCGTCTGAGGTCATCGCCATGTGTTCTTGTTGCAGCGAAGTTTGGTTGGTCAGCCAATATGGAAAG GCTAATGAGAGCACAGACTATGGGTGATACAACCACTTTGGATTTCATGCGGTCAAGGAAGGTTTTTGAAATAAATCCAGAACATGAGATAATCAAGGCCTTGAAT gcggcatgcaggaATAACCCCGATGATCCTGAAGCCCTAAAGGCTCTGGATGTTCTCTTTGAAACTGctatgatttcaagtggcttgtcg GTGGCTGCTGCTTTCCTAAACTTGAGTGCCTGCCATCTGCGGCGCTGCTGCACTGTTGGCGCGCTCTGCTGCCCGCCGGATGTCGCGAGCGCGCCTGCGCCTTGTGTACGGCTTAccgtacatgacatctctcccGGCCTCGAAagtcagctcgtcctcgagctggaaaGCGGGGAAGCTTGCCCTGAAATCCTCAAAATCCTCCCAGGTCGCAGACGACACTGGTTCACCGTGCCACTGTATCAGAACTTGCCGAATGCCGCGAGCCAGGCGACCCGCCAGGACACGGGAAGGTGTGGACACCACTGCGCCGTTGAGTGTAGCCGGTAG